In Peromyscus maniculatus bairdii isolate BWxNUB_F1_BW_parent chromosome 21, HU_Pman_BW_mat_3.1, whole genome shotgun sequence, one DNA window encodes the following:
- the Dnmt3l gene encoding DNA (cytosine-5)-methyltransferase 3-like has product MGSQENSSCPKALGTWDLETLDSSSPDSASHLEEQWPKPSPSLNDEDSMDVVLEDSGEIRSLASPPPGREIIRYEVTVNRRNIEDICLCCGSLQVHTQHPLFEGGICASCKDTFLETIFLYDEDGHQSYCSICCSGHTLFICESPDCTRCYCFECVDILVGPGTSERINAMACWVCFLCLPFTRSGLLQRRKRWRHQLKAFHDLEGASPLEMYKPVSAWKRQPVQVLSLFGNIEKELESLGFLERGSGSEGGRLKYLEDVTNVVRRDVERWGPFDLVYGSTQPLGRSCDRCPGWYMFQFHRILQYARPHPGSQRPFFWLFVDSLLLTEDDQVTTTRFLQMEPVTLQNIRGRVLQNAVRVWSNIPGLKSKHLALTPKEQQSLEGQVRTRAKMASQKDDPLVKNCLLPLREYFKYFSQNPLPLYK; this is encoded by the exons ATGGGTTCCCAGGAGAATTCTTCTTGCCCCAAGGCTCTTGGAACCTGGGACCTGGAGACTCTGGACAGTTCTAGCCCGGACTCTGCCAGCCACCTGGAAGAGCAGTGGCCGAAACCCT cccCGAGCCTGAATGACGAGGATAGCATGGATGTTGTACTGGAAGACTCTGGGGAGATACGGTCCTTAGCCTCACCTCCACCAGGCAGAG agaTCATCAGGTATGAAGTCACTGTGAACCGACGGAACATCGAAG ACATCTGCCTCTGTTGTGGAAGTCTCCAGGTGCATACGCAGCACCCCTTATTTGAGGGGGGCATATGTGCCTCGTGTAAG GACACGTTCCTGGAGACCATCTTCCTTTATGATGAGGATGGGCATCAGAGCTACTGCTCCATCTGCTGCTCAGGGCACACCTTGTTCATCTGTGAGAGCCCCGACTGTACCAG ATGTTACTGTTTTGAGTGTGTGGATATCCTGGTGGGCCCCGGGACTTCAGAGCGAATCAACGCCATGGCGTGCTGGGTTTGCTTTCTGTGCCTGCCTTTCACTCGGAGCGGGCTGCTGCAGAGGCGAAAGAGGTGGCGTCACCAGCTGAAGGCCTTCCATGATCTAGAGGGG GCAAGCCCTCTGGAGATGTATAAGCCAGTGTCTGCTTGGAAGAGACAGCCAGTACAGGTACTGAGCCTCTTTGGGAATATTGAGAAAG AGCTAGAGAGTTTGGGCTTTCTGGAAAGAGGTTCTGGttctgaaggaggaaggctgaaGTACTTGGAAGATGTCACGAATGTTGTGAGGAGAGAT GTGGAGAGATGGGGCCCCTTTGACCTTGTATATGGCTCAACACAGCCTCTAGGTCGCTCTTGTGACCGCTGCCCTG GCTGGTACATGTTCCAGTTCCACCGGATCCTGCAGTATGCTCGCCCACACCCAGGGAGTCAGCGGCCTTTCTTCTGGCTGTTTGTGGACAGTCTGCTGCTGACTGAGGATGACCAAGTCACCACAACCCGCTTCCTCCAG ATGGAGCCTGTGACCCTCCAGAATATTCGCGGCAGAGTCCTCCAGAATGCTGTGCGGGTGTGGAGCAACATCCCAGGGTTGAAGAG CAAACACTTGGCCCTGACACCAAAGGAGCAACAGTCCTTGGAAGGCCAAGTCAGAACCAGAGCCAAGATGGCCTCCCAGAAAGACGACCCCCTGGTGAAGAACTGCCTTCTCCCCCTGAGAGAGTATTTCAAGTATTTTTCTCAGAACCCACTTCCTCTTTACAAATGA